The genomic interval aataagacaggagaaatactccagatataacagactgaccctagcccaccgacacataaactactgcagcataaatactggaggctgagacaagaggggtcgggagacactgtggacacTGTGGTTGTGGGGTAGGATGTGTAGATAAATGTGAAAAACAACTATATGCATTTTAATTCCAGGctataatgcaacaaaatattaACATTTTGACAGGGGTGCAGACTGTCTATAGATAGGCACTGTATCCATATAGGCTTACAATTGTCTTATGCCGCGTTCGTATTCTGGTCGGCACTAACAAACTCGGAAATGTCCGAATTGATGATTCGTTGAACGCGAAACGTTTATAATTACTATCAGCATGttggaaatgtcagagtttcCTAGTACCGAATAGAACATGAACGTGGCAATATTAAAGGCATACATCCATCCCACATACTGCTTTATGTTTCATGTCAAACAAGGTAAATAACTTTAAATGGTTATTACGAAATCGCATTTAAAGCATAGTTTCTATTGGACTAAAATTGCCTCTTTACATCTCGGCCGATGCAAGACGAATATTCCATCGAagataactgacttgcctagttaaataaaggttacattaaaaaatAGTTTTCTTTCACAGTGGCGCGTTCCTCTGCCCAGGTGTTGCTGGCGCCTGTCAGATCTTACAATATTACTCCACCGGGGGTGCTGAGCGCACATTTGGGTGTTACTGCGTGTGACGTTATTGTCAGCTGGTCAATGTTTACATCCATAATAGTGGTGAAATCTATTGAATGTGTATGGGGGGAAACGAGAAGGTAACAACATATACGATTTCACCATAATTTTGAGAAGTACAGTTGACACTATAAAGCAGCGTCGATTAAACGTCACTTCCATAAGGTAAAGACAGCTGCTTCGTATTTCTGTTAGCTCCAACCAGACCATAATTTTTCTTCTCTGCATAGCAGCTCTTCATAGACGACATCAACAGAGACAAAGGTGATACTTTTTTTAATGTAGCTCACATTGCGGCTGCAGTTTGTGCACGTCTTGGTTGGTTGTTGATAACAAAGCCTTATCAAACTATTTCAAATAAGGCATAACAAAACACTATGACGAATGCGTATGAAATGATGACCTAAATGTTGGTTGCAGTAGTTTTGGTGGCAATGAGAATATTTATGTAATACAGACTCTTTTGTTATTCAGTGGCGCAGCTGTATTTTGTGTGTCCGTTGATTGGTGCGAAATATGCCTCTCTACCACCGTCACTAGGATTCTCGTGTACTGTGGCAGTGCCACCGCCCGGCTACTGGTGAAAACACAGGGAAAGGGGTTATTTGACTTGTTTATGATATAAGAACTTAATGAAAGACTTGAAAAAAGTGgttataaaacaggcctgtatTTTGCACACACCTTCAAGACCCTAAAATACTAATTATTTTCTCCAGCTACTGCTTGGCTCTGTTAAATGGAGATggaaaataacatttattttttataatgtcCCAAGTCAGTGGTTAATCCAAATATAGCAATAAAAAAGTTATTATCTGGAGCCTGAGGTCAGCATTTCGGAAAGTACAGAAGCTGGTACGGATCATTGGGGAGACGAGGGGGATGATGAATCAATTGATCAATATTTGACACCTTTTGTCTGACTCAATCCTAGTTAAACCAACCTGATCTCCCAAGCTTACATTCcgtttaatctctctctctctctctctctctctctgagaccgtGAAGATGGGAGGAGCAGTGAGTGCTGGGGAGGACAATGACGAGTTGATTGACAACCTGAAGCAGGCCCAGTACATCCGTTCGGACCTAGTGGAGCAGGCCTTCAGGGCAATCGACCGGGCCGACTACTATCTGGAAGAGTTCCGGGACAGCGCCTACAAGGACCTGGCCTGGAGGCACGGCAACATCCACCTCTCAGCCCCCTGCATCTACTCAGAGGTGATGGAGGCCCTGGACCTCCAGCCTGGCCTGTCCTTCCTCAACCTGGGCAGTGGCACGGGCTACCTCAGCACCATGGTGGGACTCATACTGGGTGAGTCAGGACAACACAAACCTCACCTGGCCAGGTGAAATATAGGCTGTGTGAAAAAGGATAGACTTGCTCCAGATTCACTAGATATTCTCAAAACTTTGGTGACTTAAATTAGAAAAGTGCTTTGCAATGGAGCAAGAGAGGCTGAGAACAATTCTTGCCATTGAGACTCTCAGCCACTTGTGGTCTCCACTGCTATACACAAGCCTGTGGATGTGCCCTGTTAAGGGAAAGAAAATGGAGAAGTGTAAATTATTGATGGACTCTCCTTGTTGATGGACTGACTCTTTCCTTGTTTCTCATCCTTACTGTAGGTCCATTTGGAGTGAACCATGGTGTGGAGCTGCACCAAGATGTCATTGAGTATGCATACCAGAAACTGGAGTTCTTCATCAAGACCAGCGACAGCTTCGACAGGTAGGAGGGTTTCATgatgagagagctggagagaaggtggtagagagagaaaggaggtcaACAGAGCAGAAGCTCCTATAACTCTGGTATAATGCCATCATGCGCAACCAGTTAAATGTAATTACTCTGTAACAAGCTAGTAAGATAACAGTTATTGTGAGTAGGCTACTAACCACACAGAGTCTCACCACACAAATTCTGTGTCTTCGGTGTACAGGGCACATTTATTCTGGGTTAGGTGTCGTTGATAAGATTGTCGAGAAAACTGTTTCGGGAGTGCTAAAGTTATCCAAGAAACATCAGACTGGAATGGGGGAAacgtgtgtttctgtctgtgtgtgtgtaggtttgaGTTCTGCGAGCCCTGTTTCGTGATAGGGAACTGTCTGGAGATAGCCCCAGAGAGTGGTCAGTATGACCGGGTGTATTGTGGAGCTGGGGTGCAGCGGGAGCATGAAGACTACATGAAGAACCTGCTCAAAGTAGGAGGAATCCTAGTGCtgccattggaggagaaggtcagcaTGTGTGCACACCCACAAACTATACCCACaaactatacagtgcattcggaaagtattcagaccccttgatttttttcccACAGTTTGTTACGTTATCGCCTTgttcttaaatggattaaatacccccccaatctacacacaataccccataatgacaaagcaaaaacgtttttttcccttctttttttccaatgtatataaaacaacacatgtacataagtattcagaccctttgtgtgtgtgtgtgtgtgtgtgtgtgtgggggggcataaTATACTGTAAAaccaccaggaaatcagctccaagtgattttaagaaaataaatatGTTCCCAAATATTCCCAAaaataatagagagacacgtgatcatatacaaatgtaagcaaggtttgaaatgattatgtctTTGTCAAACATGATCTGTgtgggcttcttgtggtcaatttgcagtctacaaattatttgtaattatgttcccgACCATCCCCTCAAGAAAGAAAtcgtcccgcggctgaatctagttgatgatccctgaacTAGAATAAACTCATCTCTTCACCCAGTGCTATTTTTAGAACTTGAATCTATTCTGGTGTCTTGTGGTTTCATCTCCCCTGTCCCTTGCATTCTCTGTTGTAGAGTTTGTGTTGTCTCATCTTTCTTGGTCCTGCTCCTAGAAGTGGTTTTTATACCATTGATACATTTTGACACTTGTTTCCTTTGTGTGTAGCTAATGCTCTGTGCTTCATTTACGACTTGGGTTTAGAGAAAGgttccatataaatgcacctttTTCCCCTTCTAattatagtgcattcagaaagtattcagatcccttgactttttccacattgttacattttagccttattctaaaatagatcaaATTGTTTCCCCCTTctctatctacacacaacaccccttattggcaaagcaaaaacaggttgttagaaatgtttacaaatttataaaaaattaactgaaatatcagatttacgtaagtcttcagaccctttactcagtactgtgttgaagcacctttggcagtgattacagccttgagtcttcttgggtatgactctacaagcttggcacacctgtaattggggagtttctcccattcttctctgcagatcctctcaagctctgtcaggttgcatggggagtgtcgctacagagctattttcaggactctccagagatgtttgatcaggttcaagtccgggctctggctgggccactcaaggacattcagagacttatcacgaagccactcctgcgttgtcttggctgtgtgcttagggtcattgtcctgttggaaggtgaacctttgccacagttggaggtcctgagtgctctggagcatgttttcatcaagggtctctctgtactttgctccattcatctttccctcaatcctgattagtcttccagtccctgccgctgaaaacatccccacagtatgatgctgccaccaccatgcttcattgtggggatggtgccaggtttcctccagacatgacacttggcattgaggccaaagagttcaatcatggtttcattagaccagggAATGttgattctcatggtctgagagtcctttaggtgccgtttggcaaactctaagcgggccgtcatgtgcctttttactgaggagtggcttccatctggctactctaccataaaggcctgattagtggagtgctgcagggatggttgtcatctggaaggttctcccatctcctccactaaggaactctggaggtctgccaaagtgaccatcgggttcttggtcacctccctgaccaaggtccctctcccccgattgcgcagctctaggaagagtcatagtggttctaaacttcttccatttaataacaATTGAGACCACTGTATTTTTGGGGACCTtctatgctgcagaaatgttttggtacccttccccagatctgtgcctcgacacattccAGTCTGAGCTCTGCGGAAaattccttcaaactcatggcttggttttactctgacatgcactgtcaactgtggaacctttttatatagacaggtgtgtgcctttccaaataattttcaattaataaaatttaccacaggtggactcaaatcaagttgtagaaacatctcaaggacaatcaatggaaacagggtgcacctgagttcaatttcgagtctcctagcaaagggtctaaaaacgtatttaaatgtatgtatgtatgtagttaggtaggtactgtaggtccttgagctgttcttgtctattgatgttctgtattgtcattctgtattatgttttgtggggactccaggaagagtagctgctgcttttgcaaaagctaatggggatcctaataaaataccaaataaggtgtttgtttatttttgagaaattaagcaaacatttctaagaaactgttttgttttgtcattatgggctattgtgtgtaaattgagacatttttatttatttaatccattttagaataaggccgtaacaacatttggaaaagggaggggttctgaatactttcccgaatgcactgtagatgtatTTATTAACCCTGCTTAATACAAACACATTTCAAGTACACATAAACACATCATTGTCCTTCCTCTCCTTAGTTGACCAAGATTACTCGAACAGGCTACAACAGCTGGGAGACCAAAAAGATCATTGCTGTGTCATTTGCCCCACTGGTGTTGCccaaacacagagacaacagtAAATCGAAAGCAGTGCCTTTACGTAAGTACTGTACGAGCATATCTGTCATATAATTGTCTTTGTAGCAGAGGTAGTTTTCAAAGTGAGCCTTTTGTGTGATGAGTAGCCATGTTGGAGTTCTGTACCCCTATTCGCAAAGCGTCTGAGTAGTGGTGTGCTCATCTAggataaaacattttattttagatTATAAAGAATACAACAGGGGGACCTGATAGGGGAGGGagaagcaaggcacttaaccctaattgctccagggtcgccgTTGATAATGGGTGACCccatgaccccactctccgagggtgtctcggGGGAGTTAGGATTTGCAAAAAATAAGAAATATAGGCACTCTctaaattattattattctagctcagcactcctactctgagaggctttgtgaatacaggccttGCAGACTCAAGAGACTGGGGAAGGAGGCAGGAGGTGAAAGCAGCTGAACACTGTTGTCTCAAATGCATGTTGGAATAGTTAGAAAATGAGATTGCAGAACTTCCATCACTTACTATGTGGGGAGGGTGAAATGGTTTCATCGTGTGGTGTTTGTGCCTCCCCAGCGACCATGTTTGAGGTGCGGACTCTGCAGGACTTGGCTCGCATTTCTATCCGCCTGACGTTGAAGAAGACAGTGGCGGGGCCAGGGCCGTTGCCCAGGAGGAGGCTGGCCCACAGCGGGGAGCGGTTCCGACGGAGGCGGGCCCAACACCGTGGCTCCACCCTACTCTCCAACCGCTACGTATTCATGAGCCGCCTCATCCCCGGGCCgatggacaacaacaacaaccgctCTGGAACCGACACCGAAGAAGAGCAGGAGGACGAGGAAGTGGAAGAGGGGAACTGCAGGGTTCTAGGAGatcctgaggaagaggaggagaggagggagggcggtGCCCTTCTACATGAGGCTCCAGTGAACCTGCTAAGAGAGAGGATCTTGGGTCTGCCGCTCCCTGAGCCTCTGAAGATGTACCTGCttcactacagagagaagtagggaGGGACAGGAGACGTGAAGCTGTGCGCCCATTCTTTAACTTGTTCCCATCCCTATGTCCTTATTGACTCCCCTTTCTGGATTCAGAAGTAATGGATGTGTAAGAAATAGGCTGATAACTCCAGTGGAATGGCTAAAATGAGTTCCTACTATTTTTTATACAGCCTATCTAATAAGTTGCAAGTCAACAACTGGTGAATTTGAAATCAACCCCTAAAAACTTCATGTTGAAGTGAATATCTAGAATAATTGGATAAGTAGAAGCAATATGGTAATGGaaccatctccccctcccctgacAGCCCAGGTAAGCCTATCCAGAGGTGCCTAGGAGGTAACAGTTGAGTTGGAAAAACAAGGATGGCGAGTTAGGGATTGGGAGCTTACTTAGTCAGCCCCAGGGACGTCACCACCACCAGCCTCATAGGACTATCCCAACAACTCCTCTGAACACTCAATTCTCATAATCTCACTCAATTCCCTACCTGTGAACTCCATCTACCCATCTTTTGGGGTATCTTCGGTCTTGTGCCTAACCGGGGCACCCAGTCTCCAAGTCCTTCTTTATTCCCTTTGAATTTTGTAATTGTGATTGTTTGGAAAATTATACTTTTGACTGACCGAACAATTCAGTGGAGCTTTTGAGATGGACTTACAAGTACTAAAAGCCCCAAATGTTGTGAAAATATTTTCTCATTCTGTGTTCATATCTTACTGCATTGAATATACTTGGTGAAAGCAGGGGATTTGTTGAAGAGGCCATTTCTGTTCGGGCTCCAGGCATTAAAGTATAGTAACACATTTTTGCATACAGTAGGTATAGAAATGAAAGGACCACATTGTCAAACAATATTACCCAAATTCACTCGTTTTGtgaattctttcatcacatcttTTCAAATAATGGGAGACTGTAGAACACCCTTGGATTAGGGGTAAAAAGTGAATGAGTGTGGAATAGCAATTTACCATTGGGTTCTTAATGCAGAACTGTAGTCAAAGTAGTGAAGAATGTATGTATCCACCTGTGAAGGAATTTAAGTACTAATTGGTCTACATTGGAACTTCAGTGTAATGCTCTTTGATGGTGTTTATCGGTTGTTTATAAAATGTTTTGTCTGATGTTCTCAGTGCCAAACTTCTCCAGCACTGGCCGGCTCCAAATGTTTGTAGTTCCGTTCTACAATGTGTCAAGTTGTTCAGCGGAAGTAAAAATTTGTATTTAGAATAAATATCTACGTGTGACAAGATGTTTGGAAAAGAATTGTAGCGTGACTatcattaaaataaattaaactaTACTGCAAGCAAATTAAAAAGTTGTATTGCTTAAGACCAGACTGCTCGATTAGTTTTGAATATTGTGCTTAGCTGCAGAGTAGTCTTCACTTTGTGTGGGAAAAATTAAAAGAAAGCaattagaaaaaaaaaatgtaatttatgCTTGCtttaatgatttaaaaaaatatttatttgcaAGAAAGACTAGAACAAATTCCCCAGAgaggaaaacaaaaacaataacaaaacagcCACCATTTTCACACTGAACTGATGACAGGTGTCAAGATGAGGTAAATGTTTTTTGGAGAAAAGAAAAAAGGCACAATTTACAAATCAACCGTGCCAAGTAAATTCACATTAATAAttataatacaaaataataatcATAAAGGCATTAGAAAAAATAAGCAACAAAAAATACAGACCGATTGTATAATACAAGGCATCACCCTGCCTGTGTTCCACCCTCTTCCGAGGGTGGAACTTGTCAAAGCCTTAAGTCCCACACCCTTGTTTCTCTCAAGTCCTGGGTGTGTTAGGTTAGTTAACAGTTTATACATGGAGCAGGTATGCTGAAGGTGGCACACCAAACCACCAACACTGTAGCAACGTCAGAGAAAGCGCCTATCTGACCACCAAGCAGGATACACACAGTTTGGAGGGGCCGATGCAGTCGTCGTGGCAGAAGGCCCCGCAGCCCTGGCACATGATCATGGCCTTGAGGCGGCAGGAGCACTTGAGGGCCACCTCCTCAGCGGCGCTGTCTGCAAACGCCTGGATGCTGAGCGTGGCGCTCTGGCTGGCACTGTGGCGCTGACGCAGCTGTAGGACACCATCGGCGATGCTCCTCGAGAAGCCGCTGCCGTCTACCACAGACACGTTGGCAGTGTAGCTGAAGCCGGGGGCCGACACACCGCTGCCCCCGCCCTGCTTGGGCAGCTTACCGTAGAgctggaaagggagggaggagatcgaagatgaagagggggaggtggaAGAGTATTGAGCTTTGCTTTGCGCCTCCTTAGCCATGCGGGCTAAAGACATCTCCATGTTCAGCAGTCCCTCCATAGCCCCACCTCCTCCAGTCAGGTAACCGTCCATAGAGTTCACTGCCTCCTTTTTGGTGACCACCACACCTGGCCCACTACCTACCATGGGGCCAGAGGGGGAGGTTTTGGCAAGAGCTTGACAAGAGGGCCGGGAGGAAACCTCGCTCTTCACATTGAGTGCAGGCGAGAGCTGCTGTTGGTGCGGGGGGTGGGGTTTGGAAGGGTGCCAGTTTATCTTGACAGTGGGGACCACCTCAGAGGGGCAGAGGTCGGGGGTGGCCCGGGTCTGAGCAATGTTGTTGTGGTGCCTCTCTGGAGACTCTCTGATAACGGCAGACTCTTGGGAGTTCCGTCTcgaggaagaggatgaagagagggatgtgatgaCGGGCACGGCCCCGAGGGGCACAGAGCCACCTGGCTGCTGGGACAGGTACTGCTGCATGGCTGTGGCCCGAGAGGAGGCCTCCTCCAGCAGGCAGGCCATGCGGGAGGGCACTGTGCCCAGGGGAGAGGACCCGAAGCTCCGGCTTGCTCCAGGGGAGCCTCCTCGGCCAACAGGGGACTTCTGCTGGTTCTGAGAGGACAACTCAGGGACCAGGGACTCCCCCGTATGGGCCTCTGTGGGGCCCCTGAAGCGAAGGCCCGGAGACCTGGTCTGTTGCTGCCAGTTGAGCTGGGACTGGGGGGCTGGCTGGGGCCCCCCTGGCAGGCGGTTAATCTCTAGCTTGCTGGACGAGTGCGTCTGCGGCAGGACTTTCTCCATCGGGAGGCTGCCTTGAAGCAGCTGGGTGACCAGAGGATTGTTGGCCTCCACTGTGGACACAGGCCGGGCCGAACTAGGGAGCCTCTTGGAGCCAGCGGTGGGGTGCATGGGAGAAGGCTTCAGCCCCAGCCTACAGTTCTCCTCAGCCGAGCCCCGGCTGGACGCTTTGTAGTCATCCATTGGGTCCGTTTTGTGCCCCCTCTGGGTTTGAGAGTGTGGCGCAGCAAGAGTCTGTTGGTCTGGGTGGGGAGTGCATTCAGGCTGTGGCTGCTTTTGGCCTGGCTGTATGAGACTCTGGCTGGGCAGGCCGTTGGGGAAGCAGGGCTGGATGACCGTTTGGCTGTGGCCATGATGGTTGGACACGTGAGTCTGGATGACCGGCTGCTGGATCTGCTGTAGAGGGGGGCTGCAGATCACAGGCTGGCCGTGGGCCTGCTGAGACAACCTTTGGAGGTGCTGGATGTTGCCGTTGCGCTGAGCAGGCAGGCGGTGGCTCCACATGCTCAGGTGGGGCTCTTCCTCCTGGCTCTCATTCTCGCAGTCGGAGGCGGTCTCCGTGGAATCGCTGTGATGCCCTGCTTCGTCCTCTCTGACTGAAGGTGGGAGACGAGGGACGGAGGctgtatctctccccctctccgagGGCTGCGAATGCTTTTCGCTCTGGCTGTGGCCCTCTGTGGCTGGGGTGGGGGGGTTCTCTTGTGGCCCCACGTGGTGGGAACCATGTTGGAtgacaccccctcctcccccagccaGGGACCTGATCACATCCACTCCCTGGGCCCCGAACCTGGGCAGAGAATCTGGGATGGAGGTGGGCGCCAGGGGACCATTTTTGGTCATTGACCTGTCACAGTCATCCCCCTCGCCCCGCCCTCTGAGGTGGCTGGACACCGACTCAGGCTCCAGCAGCGCTGCCTTGTCCGAGAGTCCGTTGGAGGTGCCTTTGATTGGTGGAGGTGTTGTCCCCTCTTCCCCACTCAGCTCCCCTTGTCGCTCCTCCTGGGTGGTTGGGGATGGAGTGGGGGTCTGCGGGGGCTCGGAGAAGGACAGGGAGGGGTTGGAAGAGGTGGACAGGGAGGGGGATGAGGCAGctgtgttgggggtgggggtagagggCTCTAATTTGGACTGCTGTAGTTGTGTTCCAGGCGGATGAGAGCCCGCAGGCGATCCCTgctcctcctcgtctcctgctCCTCCGGGCTCGACGGGTCCTGGGTGCTCTCGCGTTCGTCTTCCACTGCTGCGATCCTGTAGCCCAGCACCAGCCCTGCCCCCGCCCGGCCCTGGTCCGTCCCCAGTGGCTGCAACAGCAGCAGCGGCCTCGCGCTGGGCCCGGGCCTGCTGGGCACGGGCTTTGATGTCCGCCAGGGTGCGCGCCCCCGTCCCTGAGCGCCGCGAGCCCTCGCCGGGGGGCACGATGCGGGGACAGATCTGGTAGGTTGGCGGCCCTTTGACCCAGGGCGGTTTGATTCGGGAGAGTTGAATCTGGAGGGACACAGACAAGGAGAGCATATCAAACATGGATTTTACAAAGGCCATATAACAGACATTCGCATCCATTGCTTTGCTAAGAATCCCACACCGAAACCCAGTCAATCATCACTAATGATTTACCATCTTCAGAGAAGGAAGTTGGTTTTTGGCAACGTGGTTTGACATTTTTGGTGGAGACAATTCACAATAATCAAACTTACTTTACAGATTGTGGATTCCAGGTTGTCAGAAATTGAGTGCCTGCTACTGCACCACTACAGCCACAATAAAGGGTTACAATTACAAATGGTGACCTCATACCCGGATAGGTGGGACCTTGGGCTCCTCTGCTGTCGGCTGCGGCTTTTCCGTGTGAACCCCGTCGATTGTGGTACGAAAGGACTGACGATCTTCCATTCGCGGCCTCTTTTCGGGGAAGCTGCAGAAGGCCTGGGGCTCGTCTGGCCTCCTCTTCTGCTCCTTGGCGGCCTGGGCGGAGGTGGCGATGATGGGGGCGGGACTGGCTGCAGGGCTGCTCTCCCGGCTGCTGGTGGTTGTGCCCCCCGTGACTGAGGTGACCATGGAGGCCCCGTCGTCCAGTGGATCAGCGGTGGCAGCGGccgtggaggaagaagaggacgaggagGAAGAATCCAAGCCGGCGGTGAACCCCCCTTGTCTCTCTGAgttggaggagggagatgaggaaggggaggaggacgaggaggaggaggaagaagacgaggaggagggagaggaggttgagGCGACGGCAGGTGCAGGCTCTTCAGGGAGCAGGCGGGCGGTGACTTCAGGCTCATCGGAGGCGCTGATAGAtacagggctggga from Oncorhynchus tshawytscha isolate Ot180627B linkage group LG22, Otsh_v2.0, whole genome shotgun sequence carries:
- the LOC112222063 gene encoding polycomb group protein ASXL1 isoform X1, with protein sequence MKDKQKRKKERTWAEAARMVLENFSDAPMTPKQILHVIQTKGLKEMRSGTAPLACLVTMLHSQVRGDRVKNSIFFKLPGRMSLFTLKKNALQWTKSSKEAETAEASTLATANTATAGPTEGAEQESCDSMETVAASGENDGVWLCSPHTFISDHFVETSIDESSSSASCSTEPQTRLSRSGVSGQVRSEAQAQTRLSRSRQSSRQRKKAVMMPRVVLTPLKVNGEHVPSGAAGRRREDSRGGPGPTLRARPELASWKRPQHFKSLRGYHSGPMKRSRGGVEVDFETPGSILVNTNIRALINMRTFSAFPAHSQQQLLQLLPEVDRQVGPDGLARLSNSALNNEFFTHASQSWKERLAEGEFTHEMQVRFRQEMEKEKKVEAWKEKFFEEYHGQKSGLTREESLKLTMSEAADAATSVLDSKVALVAAGTPKRRNVGRRRRDGRMRRRTRADLRRRAQRTLCKTNSPTLQSSKQLEGTLTLDAASVASVPLPVPEATTVQGGEVVLQADCELEDPAQCASLEPVPCPSPVPVLPPVTMPVPTPTPSPSPVSISASDEPEVTARLLPEEPAPAVASTSSPSSSSSSSSSSSSSPSSSPSSNSERQGGFTAGLDSSSSSSSSSTAAATADPLDDGASMVTSVTGGTTTSSRESSPAASPAPIIATSAQAAKEQKRRPDEPQAFCSFPEKRPRMEDRQSFRTTIDGVHTEKPQPTAEEPKVPPIRIQLSRIKPPWVKGPPTYQICPRIVPPGEGSRRSGTGARTLADIKARAQQARAQREAAAAVAATGDGPGPGGGRAGAGLQDRSSGRRTREHPGPVEPGGAGDEEEQGSPAGSHPPGTQLQQSKLEPSTPTPNTAASSPSLSTSSNPSLSFSEPPQTPTPSPTTQEERQGELSGEEGTTPPPIKGTSNGLSDKAALLEPESVSSHLRGRGEGDDCDRSMTKNGPLAPTSIPDSLPRFGAQGVDVIRSLAGGGGGVIQHGSHHVGPQENPPTPATEGHSQSEKHSQPSERGRDTASVPRLPPSVREDEAGHHSDSTETASDCENESQEEEPHLSMWSHRLPAQRNGNIQHLQRLSQQAHGQPVICSPPLQQIQQPVIQTHVSNHHGHSQTVIQPCFPNGLPSQSLIQPGQKQPQPECTPHPDQQTLAAPHSQTQRGHKTDPMDDYKASSRGSAEENCRLGLKPSPMHPTAGSKRLPSSARPVSTVEANNPLVTQLLQGSLPMEKVLPQTHSSSKLEINRLPGGPQPAPQSQLNWQQQTRSPGLRFRGPTEAHTGESLVPELSSQNQQKSPVGRGGSPGASRSFGSSPLGTVPSRMACLLEEASSRATAMQQYLSQQPGGSVPLGAVPVITSLSSSSSSRRNSQESAVIRESPERHHNNIAQTRATPDLCPSEVVPTVKINWHPSKPHPPHQQQLSPALNVKSEVSSRPSCQALAKTSPSGPMVGSGPGVVVTKKEAVNSMDGYLTGGGGAMEGLLNMEMSLARMAKEAQSKAQYSSTSPSSSSISSLPFQLYGKLPKQGGGSGVSAPGFSYTANVSVVDGSGFSRSIADGVLQLRQRHSASQSATLSIQAFADSAAEEVALKCSCRLKAMIMCQGCGAFCHDDCIGPSKLCVSCLVVR
- the LOC112222063 gene encoding polycomb group protein ASXL1 isoform X2; amino-acid sequence: MKDKQKRKKERTWAEAARMVLENFSDAPMTPKQILHVIQTKGLKEMRSGTAPLACLVTMLHSQVRGDRVKNSIFFKLPGRMSLFTLKKNALQWTKSSKEAETAEASTLATANTATAGPTEGAEQESCDSMETVAASGENDASIDESSSSASCSTEPQTRLSRSGVSGQVRSEAQAQTRLSRSRQSSRQRKKAVMMPRVVLTPLKVNGEHVPSGAAGRRREDSRGGPGPTLRARPELASWKRPQHFKSLRGYHSGPMKRSRGGVEVDFETPGSILVNTNIRALINMRTFSAFPAHSQQQLLQLLPEVDRQVGPDGLARLSNSALNNEFFTHASQSWKERLAEGEFTHEMQVRFRQEMEKEKKVEAWKEKFFEEYHGQKSGLTREESLKLTMSEAADAATSVLDSKVALVAAGTPKRRNVGRRRRDGRMRRRTRADLRRRAQRTLCKTNSPTLQSSKQLEGTLTLDAASVASVPLPVPEATTVQGGEVVLQADCELEDPAQCASLEPVPCPSPVPVLPPVTMPVPTPTPSPSPVSISASDEPEVTARLLPEEPAPAVASTSSPSSSSSSSSSSSSSPSSSPSSNSERQGGFTAGLDSSSSSSSSSTAAATADPLDDGASMVTSVTGGTTTSSRESSPAASPAPIIATSAQAAKEQKRRPDEPQAFCSFPEKRPRMEDRQSFRTTIDGVHTEKPQPTAEEPKVPPIRIQLSRIKPPWVKGPPTYQICPRIVPPGEGSRRSGTGARTLADIKARAQQARAQREAAAAVAATGDGPGPGGGRAGAGLQDRSSGRRTREHPGPVEPGGAGDEEEQGSPAGSHPPGTQLQQSKLEPSTPTPNTAASSPSLSTSSNPSLSFSEPPQTPTPSPTTQEERQGELSGEEGTTPPPIKGTSNGLSDKAALLEPESVSSHLRGRGEGDDCDRSMTKNGPLAPTSIPDSLPRFGAQGVDVIRSLAGGGGGVIQHGSHHVGPQENPPTPATEGHSQSEKHSQPSERGRDTASVPRLPPSVREDEAGHHSDSTETASDCENESQEEEPHLSMWSHRLPAQRNGNIQHLQRLSQQAHGQPVICSPPLQQIQQPVIQTHVSNHHGHSQTVIQPCFPNGLPSQSLIQPGQKQPQPECTPHPDQQTLAAPHSQTQRGHKTDPMDDYKASSRGSAEENCRLGLKPSPMHPTAGSKRLPSSARPVSTVEANNPLVTQLLQGSLPMEKVLPQTHSSSKLEINRLPGGPQPAPQSQLNWQQQTRSPGLRFRGPTEAHTGESLVPELSSQNQQKSPVGRGGSPGASRSFGSSPLGTVPSRMACLLEEASSRATAMQQYLSQQPGGSVPLGAVPVITSLSSSSSSRRNSQESAVIRESPERHHNNIAQTRATPDLCPSEVVPTVKINWHPSKPHPPHQQQLSPALNVKSEVSSRPSCQALAKTSPSGPMVGSGPGVVVTKKEAVNSMDGYLTGGGGAMEGLLNMEMSLARMAKEAQSKAQYSSTSPSSSSISSLPFQLYGKLPKQGGGSGVSAPGFSYTANVSVVDGSGFSRSIADGVLQLRQRHSASQSATLSIQAFADSAAEEVALKCSCRLKAMIMCQGCGAFCHDDCIGPSKLCVSCLVVR